The following are encoded together in the Malaya genurostris strain Urasoe2022 chromosome 3, Malgen_1.1, whole genome shotgun sequence genome:
- the LOC131436745 gene encoding uncharacterized protein LOC131436745: MFSSLSSYIWTTSETGSPLEEITFTINGKTYTVNSKTVPVDTSLNTFIRNHAHLTGTKFMCLEGGCGACIVNMNGTHPVTKQTTSWAVNSCLLPVFACHGTDILTIEGIGNRKDGYHPAQQRLANFNGTQCGYCSPGMVMNMYSLLESKKGQVSMEEIENSFGGNICRCTGYRPILDAFKSLAIDADKQLLEACRDIEDLTKLCPKTGTTCSGKCSAIEQIRAKQPIRMIFENDTEWHKVYNIDEIFSVLEKIGEKPYMLVAGNTKHGVYRRSENLKVFIDINSIDELHSHSMGNELLVGGNVSLTEFMTILSEAANKTNNLSYCTELAKHIDLVASVPVRNSGTIAGNLCIKNQHHEFPSDIYLILEAVGAQLTIVELGGKTSTVSPMEFVQMDMSKKIIKNLSLPPLDPSVNFFRSFKIMPRAQNAHAYVNGAFLLKLNNSKNSVDEARICFGGINPNFTHATNTEKLLIGKNPFDNNTLQAACNALAAELDPDWVLPDASVEYRKNLAVSLFYKFILGIAPEGQINVKSEYKSGSTVMQRPLSSGKQTFDTYKKNWPLTRNVPKIEALAQTAGEAKYCNDLPPQPGELYAAYVLATQTNSRIAQIDPSAALKMPGVVGFFTAKDIPGINNFMPASHGNQDVEEIFCSGQVQFHGQPIGVIVAETFNSAQRAANEVTITYQKTSDKPIYPTLKSIMDVNVQDRFFDVSFDKKGKSYRVAPAVTATKNIKGRFEIAGQYHYTMETQTCVCVPIEDGMDVYSSTQWMDLTQTAIAESLKLPQNSFNLQVRRLGGGYGAKISRATQIACACALAAHLTNRPVRFVLKIEENMRAIGKRYGCINDYDIDVDKTGKITKMNNSYAQDYGVSLNESVQGATTEFFKNCYDTKTWKTVGKAVRTDAASNTWCRSPGTTEGVAMIENIMEHIAHETGLDPFEVRMANMAKDNKMLQLMPQFRQDVKYDERKRAIDEFNAGNRWKKRGIAIIPMQYWLDYFGQLNAIVSIFAGDGTVSVTHGGIEMGQGMNTKVAQVTAYALGIGLEKVNVKPSTTWTSPNAIVTGGSITSEAVCYAVKKACDMLLDRMKPIRDANEGASWEKVVKLSNDKSIDLCAEAQYKAEDLKPYYIWGLSCAEIETDILTGNVQIKRVDILEDTGESMSPGIDVGQIEGAFVMGIGYYFTEALVYDNASGALLTDRTWTYKPPGAKDIPIDFRIKFLQNSANPAGVLRSKATGEPALNMSIVVLFALRNALKSARQDASLPDEWIPMGTPTTPDQIYMLAGNKIEQYLLN, encoded by the exons ATGTTTTCATCCTTGAGCTCGTACATCTGGACCACTTCGGAGACTGGAAG TCCTCTGGAAGAAATAACATTTACGATTAATGGAAAAACATATACTG TGAATTCCAAGACGGTACCGGTGGACACATCACTGAACACCTTCATTCGGAACCATGCGCACCTCACCGGAACTAAGTTCATGTGTCTCGAAGGGGGCTGTGGGGCATGTATTGTCAACATGAATGGTACACACCCGGTAACAAAGCAGACAACATCGTGGGCCGTGAATTCT TGCCTTCTACCGGTGTTCGCCTGTCATGGAACGGATATTCTCACCATAGAAGGAATCGGCAACAGAAAGGATGGATACCATCCAGCTCAGCAACGGTTAGCCAACTTTAACGGAACACAGTGCGGGTACTGTTCTCCGGGTATGGTCATGAACATGTACAGTTTGCTCGAATCCAAAAAAGGCCAGGTATCAATGGAGGAAATAGAAAACTCCTTCGGAGGAAACATTTGTCGATGCACTGGCTATCGGCCTATTCTGGATGCCTTCAAATCTCTAGCTATCGATGCTGATAAGCAACTTTTGGAAGCTTGTAGGGACATTGAAGACCTAACCAAACTATGTCCAAAAACGGGAACAACATGTTCAGGAAAGTGCTCTGCTATTGAGCAAATACGTGCGAAACAaccgattcggatgatctttgaAAATGACACCGAATGGCACAAAGTCTATAACATAGATGAGATTTTTTCCGTTCTCGAGAAAATCGGGGAAAAGCCCTACATGTTAGTAGCCGGAAACACCAAACACG GAGTTTATCGACGAAGCGAAAACTTGAAGGTTTTCATTGACATCAACTCGATCGACGAACTACACTCTCACTCGATGGGAAATGAGTTACTGGTCGGTGGAAATGTTTCGTTGACGGAGTTCATGACCATCCTGTCGGAAGCTGCGAACAAGACTAACAATCTCAGCTACTGTACTGAGTTGGCCAAGCATATAGATTTGGTAGCAAGCGTACCCGTTCGTAATTCAGGAACGATTGCTGGGAATTTATGCATTAAAAACCAACATCACGAGTTTCCGTCCGACATTTATCTGATTCTAGAAGCAGTTGGGGCTCAGCTTACAATCG TTGAACTTGGAGGGAAAACATCTACTGTTAGTCCTATGGAATTTGTGCAGATGGACATGagcaaaaaaattatcaaaaacttaAGTCTTCCACCGCTGGATCCATCGGTCAATTTCTTTCGATCGTTCAAAATCATGCCAAGAGCACAAAATGCGCACGCTTATGTGAATGGTGCGTTTCTCCTTAAACTTAACAACAGCAAAAATAGTGTGGACGAAGCCCGTATATGCTTTGGTGGCATAAATCCGAAT TTTACTCACGCTACCAACACCGAGAAACTGCTGATCGGTAAAAATCCCTTCGACAACAACACTCTTCAGGCGGCCTGCAATGCTCTAGCGGCCGAATTGGATCCCGATTGGGTTTTGCCCGATGCATCCGTTGAGTACCGTAAAAACCTGGCCGTCTCGTTGTTCTACAAATTCATTCTCGGCATTGCACCGGAAGGGCAGATCAATGTGAAGTCAGAGTACAAATCCGGTAGTACAGTTATGCAAAGGCCATTATCATCGGGAAAACAAACTTTTGACACATACAAGAAAAATTGGCCACTGACAAGGAATGTTCCCAAAATTGAGGCGTTAGCTCAGACTGCCGGCGAAGCCAAATATTGCAATGACCTACCACCACAGCCTGGCGAGTTGTATGCGGCTTACGTTTTAGCAACCCAGACTAACTCCAGGATAGCCCAAATAGATCCCTCAGCTGCGttg AAAATGCCAGGCGTGGTCGGATTCTTTACTGCTAAGGACATTCCAGGAATAAACAACTTCATGCCAGCTAGTCATGGCAACCAAGATGTCGAGGAAATCTTCTGCAGCGGCCAGGTCCAATTTCACGGACAACCCATCGGTGTCATAGTGGCCGAAACGTTCAATTCGGCACAGAGAGCAGCTAACGAAGTCACCATAACGTACCAAAAAACCTCGGATAAACCGATCTATCCCACTTTAAAATCTATTATGGACGTCAATGTTCAAGATCGCTttttcgatgtttcttttgataagAAGGGTAAGTCTTACAGAGTGGCTCCGGCAGTGACTGCCACCAAGAACATCAAGGGACGCTTTGAAATTGCGGGACAATACCACTACACCATGGAAACGCAAACTTGTGTTTGCGTGCCGATCGAGGATGGGATGGACGTCTATTCGTCTACGCAATGGATGGATCTCACTCAGACAGCAATTGCTGAATCGCTGAAACTTCCTCAAAATAGTTTCAATTTACAAGTTCGTAGATTGGGAGGTGGATATGGAGCTAAAATTTCAAGAGCTACGCAAATAGCTTGTGCATGCGCACTGGCGGCTCATCTAACAAATCGTCCTGTACGATTTGTACTGAAAATTGAAGAGAATATGCGAGCGATCGGAAAACGTTACGGCTGCATTAATGATTATGATATTGACGTCGATAAAACAGGCAAAATAACTAAAATGAACAATAGTTATGCTCAAGATTATGGAGTTTCGCTAAACGAATCCGTACAGGGAGCGACTACTGAGTTCTTCAAAAACTGCTACGACACAAAAACATGGAAAACTGTCGGAAAAGCAGTTCGAACCGATGCGGCTAGTAACACTTGGTGCCGATCGCCCGGTACAACCGAGGGGGTGGCAATGATAGAAAATATCATGGAACACATCGCCCATGAAACGGGACTTGATCCATTCGAGGTTCGAATGGCAAACATGGCGAAGGACAACAAGATGCTACAGTTGATGCCCCAGTTTCGTCAGGATGTAAAGTATGATGAACGCAAGCGTGCCATCGACGAGTTCAATGCTGGCAATCGTTGGAAGAAACGCGGTATCGCAATAATTCCCATGCAATACTGGTTGGATTACTTTGGACAACTTAACGCGATTGTGTCCATTTTTGCGGGAGACGGTACCGTATCCGTTACACACGGAGGAATTGAAATGGGACAGGGCATGAACACCAAAGTCGCACAAGTAACTGCCTATGCTTTGGGAATCGGACTAGAGAAGGTCAATGTGAAACCGTCCACCACTTGGACCTCTCCAAATGCCATTGTTACGGGTGGGAGTATTACTAGTGAAGCTGTTTGCTAT GCCGTGAAAAAAGCATGCGATATGCTGCTGGACCGGATGAAACCTATTCGCGATGCGAATGAGGGCGCATCTTGGGAAAAAGTGGTGAAACTGTCTAACGACAAAAGCATTGATCTTTGCGCAGAGGCCCAATATAAGGCCGAGGATCTAAAGCCCTACTACATCTGGGGTCTGAGCTGTGCGGAAATCGAAACCGATATACTGACGGGAAATGTACAAATCAAACGGGTGGACATCCTGGAAGACACCGGCGAAAGCATGAGTCCTGGCATCGATGTTGGACAGATTGAGGGAGCTTTTGTGATGGGGATCGGGTACTACTTCACGGAAGCACTAGTGTATGATAACGCCAGTGGCGCCTTGTTGACTGATCGTACCTGGACGTACAAACCTCCGGGCGCGAaagatataccaatcgatttccGTATCAAGTTTCTGCAGAACAGTGCTAATCCTGCGGGGGTACTTCGCTCGAAAGCCACGGGTGAGCCAGCTCTGAACATGTCCATCGTGGTACTGTTTGCACTTCGCAACGCTCTTAAGTCAGCTAGGCAGGATGCCAGTCTACCAGACGAATGGATTCCTATGGGCACACCAACAACTCCGGACCAGATTTATATGTTAGCTGGTAACAAAATCGAACAGTATTTGTTGAACTGA